In Edaphobacter paludis, a single window of DNA contains:
- a CDS encoding ROK family protein: MSDNSRKIYGTASSRLAVIEALLQSGPMSRSVLADQTRLGRSALTEISEALLQAGILHEAAVVRNNPGKGRPSTLLSVNAERGYFVGVDIAETPSLMVLTNLLGDVVSQCEIPGKSSPEEVAESIRHGIRHLIGSEKKPTKQIFGLGIALSGVVAHDKGVCIHSSALGWHNVPIADIVGQATGIPTYVDNDANAAAIAEKLFGKARESKNFSVVTLGARVGCAHYIRGRLYRGHDGGAGEISHITIVPGGELCPCGKRGCLNTVAASESLLAKARAAQLPATSVKDIEVLATKGNRHAIAILRSAGEALGLAIASVIQVNNPELVLFEDIAGFDSGLFTVTTRQTIENNILPRFLSSTRVLFHHVEPSFLARGAASVAAHKFLLEQAVR, translated from the coding sequence TTGAGCGACAACAGCAGAAAGATCTATGGCACGGCTTCCTCCAGACTGGCAGTGATTGAAGCCCTGCTCCAATCTGGGCCAATGTCTCGCTCTGTCCTCGCGGACCAGACGAGACTTGGCCGTTCCGCGTTGACTGAAATCAGCGAAGCCTTGCTTCAGGCGGGCATTCTGCATGAAGCCGCCGTGGTACGAAATAACCCGGGCAAGGGGAGGCCATCGACGCTGCTATCCGTGAACGCAGAGCGCGGATATTTTGTAGGCGTTGACATCGCGGAGACGCCGTCTCTGATGGTGCTGACGAATCTTCTTGGGGATGTCGTCAGCCAATGCGAGATACCAGGAAAAAGCAGCCCGGAAGAGGTCGCCGAGTCCATTCGCCACGGCATCCGGCACCTGATTGGATCGGAGAAGAAACCCACGAAACAGATTTTCGGCCTGGGCATCGCTCTGTCCGGCGTGGTCGCTCACGACAAAGGCGTCTGCATTCACTCTTCCGCGCTCGGCTGGCACAATGTTCCCATCGCCGATATCGTCGGGCAGGCGACCGGCATTCCGACCTACGTGGATAACGATGCCAACGCCGCTGCGATTGCGGAGAAGCTCTTCGGAAAGGCGCGGGAGTCCAAAAATTTCAGCGTTGTCACGCTCGGCGCGCGTGTGGGTTGCGCACATTACATCCGTGGTCGGCTCTATCGAGGGCACGATGGCGGAGCGGGCGAAATCTCTCACATTACGATCGTCCCTGGCGGGGAGTTATGTCCCTGCGGCAAGCGAGGCTGCTTGAATACCGTCGCTGCCAGTGAGTCACTTCTTGCGAAGGCAAGGGCCGCCCAGTTACCGGCAACCAGCGTCAAAGACATCGAAGTTCTGGCAACCAAAGGCAACCGGCACGCGATCGCCATCCTACGATCGGCAGGAGAGGCGCTTGGACTTGCCATCGCCAGCGTCATCCAGGTAAACAATCCGGAGCTTGTACTTTTTGAAGACATCGCCGGCTTCGATAGCGGATTGTTTACCGTAACCACCCGGCAGACAATCGAGAACAACATCCTTCCGCGATTCCTGTCTTCGACTCGAGTTCTCTTCCACCATGTCGAGCCGAGTTTTCTGGCCCGAGGAGCGGCAAGTGTGGCGGCCCATAAATTTCTGCTGGAGCAGGCTGTTCGCTAG
- a CDS encoding TonB-dependent receptor, translated as MKTRIYLCSLLAFVLSCSMALGQTITGSITGTITDPSGAAVNSAKVTAINVNTGVQTPATTNADGIYTIHFLQIGHYKISVEAQGFAPTTAGPFALEVSQEAKVDVHLTVGTVNESVIVSSAAPILDTQNATTGDTITAAAATELPLQGRNFSSLTTLVAGAVAPNPSAQNMVGRSGYNGGFFINGNREQSNNYTLDGADINEAIDNYIGYSPNVDAIGELHIISGNATAEYGNANGGQVVMVTKSGTNQFHGGAYWFLENTNLNANSWANKHTPNPSTIGPVPALNRSIFGGTLGGPLVRNRLFFFVDYQGARQHASTSELRSVPTLAMRAGYAPVLGHNVTISNPVAIFLFAHPELYPDPNVGSSSANGITNDYRGTYANATHNDQGDVKIDAKLTTSDSVSGRFSMGREHDGYGKVSIPTDIPTNNSDPYTGFIVNWTHVFSASLVNEARAGVGRTRYIATPTDLSGQFGITGNQKLGIPGTQIVPGISTFDLTAASIDPIGTTAQAKGNGAYAGIDSDSIVNAFTYGDNLSWQRGRHALKFGAQALRYQENRYYSGNDGSLGWFQYTGAATGDAWADFLEDKAFGFGQGAVTGRWGQRQWRDALFVQDDFKASDSLTLNIGLRWEWDQPMYEVNNKQVNINITTGAIQDAGQNGNSRALYNDFWGGFMPRVGFAYSPSRLNGRFVVRGGYGITNFLEGTGANLRLTLNPPFFVDSSQQSDLITFFRTGNGFPRPANASQLAGNVRAWDPNLKPALIQQYNLTTEYQVNNSTSLVVAYLGQDGNHLVDPREANQKHCPTCPLPVTSLSPALSQIGRVSYTESKSMMNYNALQITGRHRLTRGLEFLTNYTWSKSLTNNLGYYGAGGGSGSSQSAYWQDSYNGGTDYGPAFFDATHIFSFSGYYDLPIGRGKQFGANMNRVVDLAVGGWKLAAITSLHTGMPVTMMSAEHYGVNQRTDRANHYRKLIIKNRSVANWFGTDPSAVPCVSGVDNGICAYGEESSTGLGTAGVGTERAPGYHDLDAALSKAFNITESKHLDFRADFFNVLNTTSLAPPSRNVSPGNSFGQINSTVSTERQIQLALKLVF; from the coding sequence ATGAAAACGCGAATTTATTTATGCAGTCTGTTGGCGTTCGTTCTCAGTTGCTCCATGGCATTGGGCCAGACGATCACGGGATCGATCACCGGGACGATCACCGATCCGAGCGGGGCGGCGGTTAACAGCGCGAAGGTGACGGCGATCAACGTCAATACCGGCGTCCAGACGCCCGCGACGACGAATGCGGATGGTATCTATACCATTCACTTTCTCCAGATCGGTCATTACAAGATCTCTGTAGAGGCCCAGGGCTTCGCGCCCACGACCGCCGGTCCTTTTGCCCTGGAAGTCTCCCAGGAAGCCAAGGTCGACGTGCATCTCACGGTCGGGACGGTGAATGAAAGCGTCATCGTGAGCAGCGCCGCGCCGATTCTCGATACGCAAAATGCGACCACTGGCGACACCATTACGGCCGCCGCGGCGACGGAACTTCCCCTGCAGGGGCGAAACTTCTCCTCTCTCACCACACTGGTAGCAGGAGCTGTCGCGCCCAACCCCTCGGCTCAGAACATGGTCGGCCGCAGCGGGTATAACGGCGGCTTCTTTATCAACGGCAACCGTGAGCAGTCCAACAATTACACGCTCGACGGCGCCGACATCAATGAAGCCATCGACAACTACATCGGCTACAGCCCCAATGTGGACGCTATCGGTGAGCTGCATATCATCAGCGGCAACGCCACAGCCGAGTATGGCAATGCGAATGGCGGCCAGGTGGTTATGGTCACCAAGAGCGGCACCAACCAGTTCCACGGCGGCGCCTACTGGTTCTTGGAAAACACCAACCTCAACGCCAATAGCTGGGCCAATAAACACACGCCGAACCCATCGACGATCGGCCCTGTTCCCGCCCTCAATCGAAGCATCTTCGGTGGCACCCTGGGCGGTCCCCTTGTCCGCAACCGTCTTTTTTTCTTCGTCGACTATCAGGGGGCGCGCCAGCACGCCAGCACCTCCGAGTTGCGCTCCGTTCCCACACTGGCTATGCGCGCGGGGTACGCTCCCGTCCTCGGCCATAACGTTACGATCAGCAACCCTGTCGCGATTTTTCTATTTGCCCACCCCGAACTTTACCCGGACCCTAACGTTGGGAGTAGCAGCGCCAACGGCATCACGAACGACTATCGCGGCACTTATGCCAACGCTACCCATAACGACCAGGGCGACGTCAAGATCGATGCCAAACTTACCACCAGCGACAGTGTGTCGGGCCGTTTCAGCATGGGCCGTGAACATGACGGTTACGGCAAGGTCTCCATTCCAACCGATATTCCAACCAACAACTCCGATCCGTACACCGGCTTCATCGTCAACTGGACACACGTCTTCTCGGCAAGCCTCGTGAATGAGGCGCGTGCCGGTGTCGGTCGCACTCGTTATATCGCGACGCCCACCGATCTTAGCGGTCAGTTCGGAATTACGGGTAACCAGAAGTTGGGCATTCCCGGCACACAGATTGTGCCCGGCATATCAACCTTCGACCTAACCGCCGCCTCCATCGATCCCATCGGAACTACGGCTCAGGCAAAAGGCAATGGGGCTTATGCAGGTATCGATTCTGACAGTATCGTCAACGCCTTTACTTACGGTGACAATCTAAGCTGGCAACGCGGCCGCCATGCTCTGAAATTCGGCGCACAAGCGCTGCGCTATCAGGAGAACCGCTACTACTCCGGAAACGACGGCTCCCTCGGCTGGTTCCAATATACCGGCGCAGCCACCGGCGACGCATGGGCCGACTTCCTGGAGGACAAGGCCTTCGGCTTCGGCCAGGGCGCCGTCACCGGACGCTGGGGACAGCGGCAGTGGCGCGACGCTCTTTTCGTGCAGGACGACTTCAAAGCCAGCGATAGCCTCACCTTGAACATTGGTCTCCGATGGGAGTGGGACCAACCGATGTATGAGGTCAACAACAAGCAAGTCAACATTAACATCACCACCGGCGCGATTCAGGACGCGGGCCAGAACGGTAACAGTCGCGCTCTCTATAACGACTTCTGGGGCGGCTTTATGCCGCGTGTCGGCTTCGCCTACTCTCCCAGCAGGCTCAACGGCAGGTTCGTTGTCCGCGGTGGATACGGCATCACCAACTTCCTCGAAGGCACGGGTGCCAACCTGCGTCTTACCCTTAACCCTCCCTTCTTTGTCGATTCCTCCCAGCAGTCCGACCTCATCACCTTCTTCCGGACCGGGAATGGCTTTCCCCGTCCGGCCAATGCCTCGCAGCTCGCCGGTAACGTTCGCGCATGGGATCCCAACCTGAAGCCCGCTCTGATTCAGCAGTACAACCTCACGACTGAATATCAGGTCAACAACAGTACCTCTCTCGTCGTCGCCTATCTTGGCCAGGACGGAAACCATCTCGTCGATCCGCGCGAGGCCAATCAAAAGCATTGCCCTACCTGCCCGTTGCCCGTCACAAGCCTCTCTCCCGCGCTCTCGCAGATCGGGCGCGTCAGCTATACCGAGTCCAAGTCGATGATGAACTACAACGCGCTTCAGATCACCGGTCGTCATCGCCTTACCCGTGGACTTGAGTTCCTCACCAACTACACCTGGAGCAAGTCCCTCACCAACAATCTCGGCTACTACGGAGCAGGCGGCGGGTCGGGCTCTTCGCAGAGTGCCTACTGGCAGGACTCCTACAACGGTGGCACAGATTACGGGCCGGCCTTCTTCGACGCGACCCACATCTTTTCCTTCTCGGGCTACTATGACCTGCCCATCGGTCGCGGCAAGCAGTTCGGAGCCAACATGAACCGCGTTGTTGACCTCGCCGTCGGCGGGTGGAAACTGGCTGCTATCACCAGCCTCCACACCGGCATGCCTGTCACGATGATGTCCGCGGAGCACTATGGAGTGAACCAGCGCACTGACCGAGCCAACCACTATCGCAAACTCATCATCAAGAACCGATCCGTCGCCAATTGGTTCGGCACCGACCCATCCGCTGTTCCCTGCGTCAGCGGCGTTGACAACGGCATCTGCGCCTATGGTGAAGAGTCATCCACGGGTCTCGGTACCGCAGGCGTCGGGACAGAGCGGGCACCGGGCTACCACGATCTGGATGCGGCACTCAGCAAAGCCTTTAACATCACTGAGAGCAAGCATCTCGATTTCCGTGCCGACTTCTTCAACGTCCTCAACACCACCAGCCTGGCTCCCCCGAGCCGCAACGTGTCCCCGGGGAACTCGTTCGGGCAGATTAACTCAACCGTCTCGACCGAGCGGCAGATTCAACTTGCCCTGAAGCTCGTCTTCTAA
- a CDS encoding UbiA family prenyltransferase, whose protein sequence is MSLPASGPASLPALCVDLDGTLVKSDTLYDSALVLARHHPAALLQLPRWLARGKAALKRHITAEVQLDVAHLPYNRELLQYLEQQHTTGRPIYLTTAADSVLADRIAAHLNLFTDVLASDGTLNLAGPNKLAAFRQTFGDHFSYIGNALPDLTLLQNCKEPMVANPTAGLSAALRRSGIVPVRTFTERVSPLRAWPKAIRIHQWAKNTLIFLPLLLAHAWNPALLTAAFVAFLSFGLCASATYIINDLLDLEVDRQHPRKRRRPFASGDLSAISGVAVVFLFLVASVCLAILVPHVISAISPSLTLARPYYFLGWLAIYAVTTLAYSLRFKRAVMVDVIVLSGLYTIRILAGSAATGVAVSTWLASFSIFFFLSLAFVKRFAELENLRERGGSTAGGRGYHVSDIEQLRSFGSASGYVSVAVLTLYISNLNAAELYHHTNRLWLLVPVLLLWISLLWLRASRGELDEDPVVYAITDRRSLLLGVAVVAVVLLAL, encoded by the coding sequence TTGTCCCTCCCCGCTTCCGGTCCCGCCTCGCTCCCAGCGCTCTGCGTTGATCTCGACGGAACCCTGGTCAAATCCGACACGCTTTACGATTCTGCGCTGGTCCTCGCGCGTCATCATCCCGCTGCGCTTCTCCAGCTTCCGCGCTGGCTGGCAAGGGGCAAAGCGGCGCTCAAGCGCCATATCACCGCTGAAGTTCAGCTTGATGTCGCTCATCTCCCTTACAATCGCGAACTTCTGCAGTATCTCGAGCAGCAGCACACTACTGGCCGCCCAATCTACCTCACCACCGCGGCCGACTCTGTTCTTGCAGACCGCATCGCCGCCCACCTCAATCTCTTCACGGACGTCCTGGCCTCCGATGGAACTCTCAATCTCGCAGGACCAAATAAGCTGGCCGCCTTCAGGCAAACCTTCGGCGACCATTTCTCCTATATCGGCAATGCGCTTCCGGACCTCACGCTGCTCCAGAATTGCAAGGAGCCGATGGTCGCCAACCCGACGGCTGGCCTGAGTGCAGCGCTCCGCCGCTCCGGTATCGTTCCTGTCCGTACCTTCACAGAACGTGTCTCCCCACTCCGCGCATGGCCAAAGGCCATTCGTATCCACCAGTGGGCGAAGAACACCCTGATTTTTCTGCCACTTCTTCTTGCCCACGCGTGGAATCCTGCTCTATTGACCGCAGCATTCGTTGCTTTCCTGAGCTTCGGCCTCTGCGCGTCGGCGACATATATCATCAACGACCTACTGGATTTAGAGGTGGATCGTCAACATCCACGCAAACGTCGCCGGCCCTTCGCGTCGGGGGATCTATCCGCAATCAGCGGCGTCGCCGTGGTCTTTCTTTTCCTGGTAGCTTCTGTCTGTCTCGCAATCCTTGTGCCGCACGTTATCAGCGCCATCTCGCCTTCGCTGACACTCGCCCGTCCCTATTATTTTCTAGGGTGGCTGGCCATCTATGCTGTCACCACACTGGCCTATTCGCTACGCTTTAAGCGCGCTGTGATGGTCGATGTCATCGTCCTTTCCGGGCTTTACACGATTCGCATTCTCGCCGGGTCAGCGGCGACGGGAGTGGCCGTCTCCACCTGGCTAGCGAGCTTCAGCATCTTCTTCTTTCTGTCGCTGGCGTTTGTCAAACGCTTTGCAGAGCTCGAAAATCTGCGCGAGCGCGGTGGCTCAACCGCAGGGGGGCGTGGTTACCATGTCTCTGATATTGAGCAGCTTCGCAGCTTCGGTTCGGCCAGCGGATATGTCTCCGTGGCTGTTCTTACGCTCTACATCTCGAACCTGAACGCCGCCGAGCTCTACCATCACACCAATCGGCTTTGGCTGCTTGTGCCGGTTCTATTGCTTTGGATAAGCCTTCTGTGGCTGCGGGCCTCAAGAGGCGAACTCGATGAAGATCCCGTCGTCTATGCGATTACAGATCGTCGCAGCCTTCTTTTGGGAGTAGCTGTCGTCGCGGTCGTTCTTTTGGCGCTGTGA
- a CDS encoding 2Fe-2S iron-sulfur cluster-binding protein, with the protein MSENKKSNEVVDLSKPAGEGMVRVTFEPEGRTVEFPFDSLPYEGHGQPMSFLDVAENYDIFLDHACGGVCACTTCHLWVKEGMQGVSEAEDLELDRMETAADIQLNSRLGCQAVIEKPGTYVVEIPKWNRNYVQEGKPRHGPGSE; encoded by the coding sequence ATGTCTGAGAACAAGAAGAGTAATGAAGTCGTGGATTTGTCGAAGCCTGCAGGCGAAGGGATGGTCCGGGTTACATTTGAGCCCGAAGGACGGACGGTGGAATTTCCATTTGACTCGCTGCCGTATGAGGGACACGGTCAGCCGATGTCGTTTCTGGATGTTGCCGAGAACTACGACATCTTTCTGGACCACGCCTGCGGCGGAGTCTGCGCCTGTACGACCTGTCACTTGTGGGTGAAGGAAGGGATGCAGGGCGTGAGTGAGGCGGAAGATCTCGAGCTCGACCGCATGGAGACGGCGGCGGATATTCAGTTGAACTCGCGGCTGGGATGCCAGGCTGTCATTGAAAAGCCTGGAACGTATGTAGTGGAAATCCCCAAGTGGAACCGCAATTACGTGCAGGAAGGCAAACCCCGGCACGGACCGGGCAGCGAGTAG